The Sulfurihydrogenibium sp. genome includes a window with the following:
- the rpiB gene encoding ribose 5-phosphate isomerase B yields the protein MKIAIGSDHGGFFYKEKIKEYLKSKKYEVIDKGTYSPEPVDYPYFGEEVGKSVQSGEADRGIIICGTGIGISIAANKIKGVRAALCTNEFMARMARSHNDANVLALGQRVIGLDHALAIIDVFLETPFEGGRHERRVKLILDIENGII from the coding sequence TTGAAAATAGCAATCGGTAGCGACCATGGTGGTTTTTTCTACAAAGAAAAAATAAAAGAATATCTAAAATCAAAAAAATATGAAGTTATAGACAAAGGGACTTATTCTCCTGAACCTGTTGATTATCCTTACTTTGGTGAAGAAGTCGGTAAAAGCGTTCAATCTGGCGAAGCAGATAGAGGAATAATCATCTGTGGAACCGGAATAGGAATATCTATTGCAGCTAACAAAATTAAAGGAGTAAGAGCAGCCCTTTGTACAAACGAATTTATGGCAAGAATGGCAAGGTCTCATAATGATGCTAACGTTTTAGCCCTTGGTCAAAGAGTGATAGGCTTAGACCATGCTCTTGCAATCATAGATGTATTTTTAGAAACACCTTTTGAAGGTGGAAGACACGAAAGAAGAGTCAAATTGATATTAGATATTGAAAATGGAATAATCTAA